The genomic window CCTCTCGCGATCGATGGTGCAGACGACGATGTAGAGAATTTCAATCGCGATTATGGGGCGTTGCTCGATTCCATTGACGATCCAGAAATTGAAGAATCCGAAACTCCTCCTGTTCCTAAAGCGCGCGATCGCGGAAGTAAATTTTTGAAGGTCACGCGATCGAAATTAATAAAAAAAGAAAAACCGCCTGCCATTCCTGCCGCTCAAAACGAACCGCCACCAATTCCTCCCGCTAAAACGAACAAAACTAAGCCTAAGCATAAAACCCAGCCTCAAATTAATGAATCCTTAGCCCTCAAACCGAAAGAGCGTTTGCCCAGAGTTGATGGTATTGAGGAACTGATCAAAGACTTACAAGAACCCCAGCTTGAAAAGCGACGCAAAGCCATTTGGGAATTAGCTCAACGTGCGGATTCTAGAGCCGTTCAGCCTTTAATCGGACTCTTAATCGATGCGGATTCCCAACAACGGGGTTTGATTTTAGAAGCCCTTACGCGGATTGGCACGCGCACCCTCAAACCCATGAACCGTGCTTTAACCATCGCCCTACAAGACGAAAATGCTCAAGTGCGCAAAAATGCCATTCGCGATTTGACTCAAATGTACGATTCGATCGCGAACCTCAGTAAATTTCTCTATCTTGCCGCAGACGATCCCGATCCTGAAGTTCAAGAAACCGCACGTTGGGCAATCGAACAACTCAATTCGATTAAAACCCCCAATATTTCAGGAGAGTCTCAACAGGATGATAATCGGTAAATCTCCTCAAACCGTGGGATAAAATACCAATAAATCTTCGCTGCAACGACTCATGATTGCCGTTTCTAATTCCTCCTTCATGTCTCCCCAAGAATACTTGGACTGGGAAGAAGAACAACCCACTAAATACGAATACATTCATGGCGAAGTTTTTGCTATGACGGGGGGAACGCTATCCCATAACGCGATCGCGTTAAACTTAGCATCTACTCTTAAAAATCATCTGCGAGGCAAACCTTGTCAGCCGTATATGGCAGATGCAAAAGTCGGGATATCGCGACAGGGATCATTCTATTATCCCGATGTGATTGTAACTTGCGATCCTCGCGACAGAAAAGAGCAAAAGGTTGTCTATCATCCCGGTTTTCTCGCAGAGGTCTTGTCTCCTAGCACCGAAGGAAGAGATCGAGGTCTAAAGTTTCGCCACTATCGCCATATCGAGACCTTGAGAGAATATGCGCTCATTAGTACAGAAATGCCACTTGTCGAAATCTATCGTTTGAACGAACACAATAAATGGGAACTCACGACTTATTCACCAGAAGAAAATGATACTTCCCTTGAAAATATTGACATTCATCTAACGAGTGTCGATCTTCATCTTTCGCTATCTCTGTTATACGAAGATGTAATTTTTCCAGAACGTGAAGTAGAAAGCGAGTAGGCGATAATTTGGACTCAGAATTTTAGCTTGTCCTACACTCACGTTATTCCCTCAAGTCTCAAACCCTTTTTGGTTACAACAGGTTATCAGCCTGCGAGAATGAAACATCAAGAAATTCACATACCATACCTATTGTGCTTTTCTTCACAGATACTCCCTAGTCTAAAAGATTTCGTTATAATTGTTTGGACGATTGAGGTATTTTAGTGAGTAATGGCTCAAGTAAATAATCCAGATAAATGTCCCAAAGGCTTTAACGACAACCTAAATTTGCCCATGTTTTCACAGAAATCTTTAAAAGGTATCTCGACTCTATCTGATTCACTTAAAGTTTATGCAGAGCAAAATAAGAGTATTGTAGATCAAGTGGTTAAAGCAAGCGATCTAAGGAGTTCAATACTTGAGGGGATGAAACCATTTGCTCTGTCAGAAGCTTCTAGGATCCTGGCAAATTCATCTAACTTAAATGCTTTTGAAAAAATAAAATCCTCACTAATGCTTGAGCAGGTGAATACTGCAAATTCGTCAATCTCAAAACTTCTGAGAGAAGTTGATAGTTCAAATATTATTAAGTTGATACAGCAGACAACTTTCCAGTCTGCTGTATGGAAAAAGCAATTCCAATCGATAGATAAAATTGCAGATGTTTCACAATATTATGCTCTAGGAGTTCACTCTCACTTAGCTGAGGTTTCCATATTTTCAGCATTATCACAAATATCTCTATCTCATCTATTCCTAGAAGGTGTTATGGGAAGTGTTCTTAAAGTAGAACTGCCTACTCAAAGAGTCCTTCAAAGGACTTTAACTAATTTTGCAAAATCTTATTACAATCTATCTGCCTCACTTAGCGACAACCCAGCATCTATTATTTCGCTTCCTCCTGTTGCCTCACAATGTTCTGCTGTTGAGTTTTTTAACGGAGTTAGAGTTGCTGAATCTGTTACGTTTGAATCTGGTAAATTTGAACGAGAATCTGAGCTTGAAGAAGAAATATATAAAATAGAAAAAGATATTCAGCAGGAAACCGAAAGTATCCTTGAGGAATTGCTTGCAAGATTAGATGTAAAGCTTGTAGCTTTACTGCATGGAGCAATGCAATCCTTGGAATCGGGAAATCCTGATAAGGTGCGGCATTTTTCGATTTCATTGAGAGAGCTTTTCACCCATGTCTTACATACACTTGCACCTGACGATGAGGTCAAAAGTTGGAGTAAATCTCCAGAACTCTATGATAGAGGAAAGCCAACGCGACGGGCGCGCATTCTTTACATTTGCCACCCATTGAATCACGACCAATTCTCAGATTTTTTAAAGAAGGATATTGATGCTGTTCTGGAATTTCTGAAGCTTTTTCAACGAGGGACACATGAAATTGTCCCTGCTTACACAAATTCTCAGCTCAAGATGATGCTTATACGTATGGAATCAGCTTTGAGATTCTTGCTAGAAATTGGGAGAGAAAGCAACATTCTGTGAAAACTTTAAATTCACACCTCGTTAGTTGAGGCTGGCAGAGATGAAGGTGTTTGATCGTGCTGTTAAGCTATCAAAAGAGATAAATTTATGACACAAAACTCTACGCTCAAACTCTTATTCCTTTCAACTCCAGTGGGCGTATTGGGTTCGGGGATTGGGGGTGGAGTCGAACTGACGCTATACAATCTCGCCAGAGAAATGATGCGGTGCGGTCATCAAGTGCGGGTTGTTGCGCCGAAGGGTTCCCAAATGGAAGGAATTCCCATCGTAGAGATTCCGGGAAACTTGCAACAAGCGGCTCAAATCCAAAGTCGGGATACACCCGTTGAAATGCCAGAAGCTTCCGTTCTTGCTGGGATGTGGGATTATGCGCGTCGCGTTCAAGGGGATTGGGATCTGATTGTGAATTTTGCTTTTGATTGGCTGCCTTTTTATTTAACGCCTTTTTTTCAGTGCAAGATTGCCCATTTTATTAGTATGGGTTCGATGACGACGGCGCTCGATCGCGCGATGGAGAAAATTGCACTGGAGTTTCCCGCTACCATTGGGGTTTACACCCATTCCCAAGCGGAAACGTTTCCCTTCACCTCAACCTGTCGCATTTTAGGGAGTGGAATCGATCTCTCCCTCTACAAATTTTGCGCTAAACCAGAGAACGCCTTAGCGTGGTTGGGGAGAATTGCGCCGGAAAAAGCCTTGGAAGATGCAGTGGAAGCAGCGCAAATGACGGGAATCCCGTTGAAGATTTTCGGGAAAATTCAAGACGAAAAATATTGGAAAGATATCTGCAAAAATCATCCCAACGCACCCATTGAATACGGGGGATTTTTATCGACTCGCGAACTGCAATCTGAAGTGAGGCAATGTCGCGCGGTGTTGATGACTCCCCGTTGGGTTGAAGCCTTTGGGAATGTGGCGATTGAAGCCCTTGCTTGCGGCGTACCTGTCATTTCCTACCGTCGCGGGGGTCCTGCGGAAATCGTGCGGGATGCTCAAACAGGGTTTTTGGTGGAACCGGATAGTGTAGCAGGGTTAGTGGACGCGATCGCGCGCATTGATGAAATCGATCGTTCTGCCTGTCGCCAGCAAGCCGAACGAGAGTATTCCCTAACCGCTTTGGGCAATCGCTTTGAAGCGTGGTTTCAAGACATTTTGAAGGCTTAAATTCCAAAATCAAGGCTATTTTTGCTCAAAAAGCATTAAAAACATTTATTTCCTGCATTGACGCTAGGATTTTGCATCAAAGAATACAAATCTAACTTAAATTCCCCTTTAAGTTTCATTAGCGAATGTCTGAATGTTTGAATTTGCGAACTTCAGCGTTATCGAGTGTGAGGAGAAACTGTGTACCTAGCAAAGACTTCCTGGATATCCATCTTAAAATTTCCTGCGATTGCGGGAGCATTACTCCTGCTGCCCAATCTCCCTCTGAGAGCGGAAAGCGT from Lusitaniella coriacea LEGE 07157 includes these protein-coding regions:
- a CDS encoding peptidoglycan-binding protein, with protein sequence MRDRFPLLLLASLTLGLASGYPLALPTTQPLIAQAQSSEDLSQNDLKPGDRGKPVRVLQHLLKELGYFEGEIDGDYGESTQTAVTNFQTSVGLDANGISDPQTWEQIKAAHQEKGESAESDRDSTEAQKQPRRGSRKRLVWIGGGLLLVTGIVGSLLFMLLKAFDRSIGPQQPLAIDGADDDVENFNRDYGALLDSIDDPEIEESETPPVPKARDRGSKFLKVTRSKLIKKEKPPAIPAAQNEPPPIPPAKTNKTKPKHKTQPQINESLALKPKERLPRVDGIEELIKDLQEPQLEKRRKAIWELAQRADSRAVQPLIGLLIDADSQQRGLILEALTRIGTRTLKPMNRALTIALQDENAQVRKNAIRDLTQMYDSIANLSKFLYLAADDPDPEVQETARWAIEQLNSIKTPNISGESQQDDNR
- a CDS encoding Uma2 family endonuclease, producing MIAVSNSSFMSPQEYLDWEEEQPTKYEYIHGEVFAMTGGTLSHNAIALNLASTLKNHLRGKPCQPYMADAKVGISRQGSFYYPDVIVTCDPRDRKEQKVVYHPGFLAEVLSPSTEGRDRGLKFRHYRHIETLREYALISTEMPLVEIYRLNEHNKWELTTYSPEENDTSLENIDIHLTSVDLHLSLSLLYEDVIFPEREVESE
- a CDS encoding pPIWI-associating nuclease domain-containing protein, whose translation is MAQVNNPDKCPKGFNDNLNLPMFSQKSLKGISTLSDSLKVYAEQNKSIVDQVVKASDLRSSILEGMKPFALSEASRILANSSNLNAFEKIKSSLMLEQVNTANSSISKLLREVDSSNIIKLIQQTTFQSAVWKKQFQSIDKIADVSQYYALGVHSHLAEVSIFSALSQISLSHLFLEGVMGSVLKVELPTQRVLQRTLTNFAKSYYNLSASLSDNPASIISLPPVASQCSAVEFFNGVRVAESVTFESGKFERESELEEEIYKIEKDIQQETESILEELLARLDVKLVALLHGAMQSLESGNPDKVRHFSISLRELFTHVLHTLAPDDEVKSWSKSPELYDRGKPTRRARILYICHPLNHDQFSDFLKKDIDAVLEFLKLFQRGTHEIVPAYTNSQLKMMLIRMESALRFLLEIGRESNIL
- a CDS encoding glycosyltransferase family 4 protein, coding for MTQNSTLKLLFLSTPVGVLGSGIGGGVELTLYNLAREMMRCGHQVRVVAPKGSQMEGIPIVEIPGNLQQAAQIQSRDTPVEMPEASVLAGMWDYARRVQGDWDLIVNFAFDWLPFYLTPFFQCKIAHFISMGSMTTALDRAMEKIALEFPATIGVYTHSQAETFPFTSTCRILGSGIDLSLYKFCAKPENALAWLGRIAPEKALEDAVEAAQMTGIPLKIFGKIQDEKYWKDICKNHPNAPIEYGGFLSTRELQSEVRQCRAVLMTPRWVEAFGNVAIEALACGVPVISYRRGGPAEIVRDAQTGFLVEPDSVAGLVDAIARIDEIDRSACRQQAEREYSLTALGNRFEAWFQDILKA